A stretch of DNA from Falsibacillus albus:
AGACAAGCTTGAGCATTTTCTTGAGTTTGTCTACAGTCTTTTTTTAATTCGTAAATAGTTGTGTGACTGATTCGATAGTCTCAAAAGATGATAATTTTACCGGCTGTTCTTCCTAATTAAATAGTATTCCGCATATAAATGATGTAGGATGACTATCGTGTGTCGAAATGCCATTCGAGATGAGGTGGAAATTACGTGGCTAAGAAGAAAGTCCTTTTATTCAGTGATTTTGGGGTTGATGACATTGTGGCTGCTTTATATGCCTACTATAGTGAAGAAATTGAAATTGTAGGGGTAGTGGCGGATTATGGGAATGTCTCAAAGCGTGATGCCATCAGGAATGTAAAATTCATTCAAGAAAAAACGGGCATATCTGATATACCCGTTTTCGGTGGTGCATTCAGCCCGTTGACAGGGATTCCTCCAGTCTATTACACCAATGTACATGGTCCAGCAGGCTTGGGGTCAATTATCCCCGAGAATTATCATGATCATATGGACCTTGAGAATTTCTACGAAGTCACCTCTTTAATCGATGAGTACAAAGATGAAATTATTATCTATTCTGCCGGTCGATTGACGTCGCTGGCGACATTGTTTGTCCTGTATCCTGAGAAGATTAAGGAAATCAAGGAATTCTATCTAATGGGAGGTGCATTTCAGTCGCCTGGAAATGTCACACCTGTAGCAGAAGCAAATTTTTACAGTGATCCATATGCTGCGAACCTCGTCCTCCAATTATCTCCAAAGCAAATCCATATCGTTCCCCTGGATGTAACCCGCTATGCCATTCTGACCCCGCAAATGATTGACCAGCTGAATGATTATTATACTGAAGCGAAGGACGAGGCAGGTATGTTGATCAAACCGATGGTGGATTATTATTATGATTTTTATAAGAAGAGTCAACCCGATATTTTAGGCGCGCCACTCCATGATTTATTGGCAATGTGGACGATTACACAGGACCCATCCGTTCAGTTTAAAGAGGTGCCGGTCAAGGT
This window harbors:
- a CDS encoding nucleoside hydrolase, which encodes MAKKKVLLFSDFGVDDIVAALYAYYSEEIEIVGVVADYGNVSKRDAIRNVKFIQEKTGISDIPVFGGAFSPLTGIPPVYYTNVHGPAGLGSIIPENYHDHMDLENFYEVTSLIDEYKDEIIIYSAGRLTSLATLFVLYPEKIKEIKEFYLMGGAFQSPGNVTPVAEANFYSDPYAANLVLQLSPKQIHIVPLDVTRYAILTPQMIDQLNDYYTEAKDEAGMLIKPMVDYYYDFYKKSQPDILGAPLHDLLAMWTITQDPSVQFKEVPVKVSVNSGSTFGQSSGDFRESSPKAAWPIHKVALSFNYKTFVEQIFATLTSGPSRG